In a single window of the Sphingosinicella microcystinivorans genome:
- a CDS encoding SAM-dependent methyltransferase, which yields MLLLDRMLKRLIRDGELTVTTAGRRVHRYGKPDPALRPVALHFTDARTPLRIAMNPSIGAAEAFMDGRLQFTTGGIGDLLDLVAWNGRWSDDNDIRSETRRAQSISAYLYQRNYRRAAKRNVAHHYDLSDRLYDLFLDADRQYSCAYYRSEDETLEQAQVDKKAHIAAKLALKPGQKVLDIGCGWGGMALYLNRVADVDVLGVTLSEEQFKVARRRAEEAGVADRVRFALIDYRDVTGPFDRIVSVGMFEHVGIPNYRTFFRRVRELLTEDGVALLHTIGRADGPGATDPFTAKYIFPGGYSPALSEIVPAIEREMLWITDVEVLRLHYAKTLEEWLRRTEAAKAEIVRLYDERFYRMWTFYLAAARGAFRHDGHANFQIQLARRRDALPITRDYMAEAEARYAGMI from the coding sequence ATGTTGCTGCTCGACCGCATGTTGAAACGGCTGATCCGCGACGGGGAACTGACGGTCACCACGGCGGGTCGCCGCGTTCACCGCTACGGGAAACCGGACCCCGCGCTTCGGCCCGTCGCCCTGCACTTCACCGATGCGCGCACGCCGCTCAGGATCGCGATGAACCCGTCGATCGGCGCGGCCGAAGCCTTCATGGACGGCCGGTTGCAGTTCACCACCGGCGGCATCGGGGACCTGCTGGACCTCGTCGCGTGGAACGGCCGCTGGTCCGACGACAACGATATCCGCAGCGAGACGCGCCGCGCGCAGAGCATCAGCGCCTATCTCTACCAGCGCAACTACCGCCGCGCCGCGAAGCGCAACGTCGCGCACCACTACGACCTGTCGGACCGGCTCTACGACCTCTTCCTCGATGCGGACCGGCAATACAGCTGCGCCTACTACCGCTCGGAGGACGAGACGCTCGAACAGGCGCAGGTCGACAAGAAGGCGCATATCGCCGCGAAACTGGCCCTGAAGCCGGGACAGAAGGTGCTCGACATCGGCTGCGGCTGGGGCGGCATGGCCCTCTACCTGAACCGCGTCGCCGACGTCGACGTGCTCGGCGTCACCCTGTCGGAAGAGCAGTTCAAGGTCGCGCGCCGCCGCGCCGAGGAGGCGGGGGTGGCCGACCGGGTGCGTTTCGCGCTGATCGACTACCGCGACGTGACGGGCCCGTTCGACCGGATCGTCTCGGTCGGCATGTTCGAGCATGTCGGCATCCCCAACTACCGCACCTTCTTCCGCCGCGTGCGCGAGCTGCTCACCGAAGACGGCGTGGCGCTGCTCCACACGATCGGCCGCGCGGACGGGCCGGGCGCGACCGATCCGTTCACGGCGAAGTACATCTTCCCCGGCGGCTATTCGCCGGCGCTCTCGGAGATCGTGCCCGCCATCGAGCGCGAGATGCTGTGGATCACCGATGTCGAGGTGCTGCGGCTCCATTATGCGAAGACGCTGGAGGAATGGCTGCGCCGCACGGAAGCGGCGAAGGCGGAGATCGTCCGGCTCTACGACGAGCGCTTCTACCGCATGTGGACCTTCTACCTCGCCGCCGCGCGCGGCGCCTTCCGGCACGACGGGCACGCCAACTTCCAGATCCAGCTCGCGCGCCGCCGCGACGCGCTGCCGATCACCCGCGACTACATGGCCGAGGCCGAAGCGCGCTACGCTGGGATGATATGA
- a CDS encoding septal ring lytic transglycosylase RlpA family protein, with the protein MGATLIQIRGRWIRAAAAAATALALCAFSDATTDMTAVSLAEALSATADADDAVFASEAELRLIGSGRASYYADKFDGRRTANGEIFDQDELTAAHRTLPMGSIVKVTCEKTGRSVTVRVNDRGPFTGSRVIDVSKAAARELGMINAGLTDVTLELLPSA; encoded by the coding sequence ATGGGGGCCACTCTCATTCAGATTCGCGGACGCTGGATTCGCGCGGCGGCGGCAGCAGCCACGGCGCTTGCGCTGTGCGCCTTCTCCGACGCGACCACCGATATGACCGCCGTTTCGCTCGCCGAGGCGCTTTCCGCGACCGCCGATGCCGACGACGCCGTGTTCGCCAGCGAAGCGGAGCTGCGGCTGATCGGCTCGGGCCGCGCCAGCTACTACGCCGACAAGTTCGATGGCCGCCGCACCGCGAACGGCGAGATCTTCGACCAGGACGAGCTGACCGCCGCGCACCGCACGCTGCCGATGGGCAGCATCGTGAAGGTGACCTGCGAGAAGACCGGCCGCAGCGTGACCGTGCGCGTCAACGACCGCGGTCCGTTCACGGGCAGCCGCGTCATCGACGTCTCGAAGGCGGCGGCGCGCGAGCTCGGCATGATCAACGCCGGGCTCACCGACGTGACGCTGGAACTGCTCCCCTCCGCCTGA
- the rlmN gene encoding 23S rRNA (adenine(2503)-C(2))-methyltransferase RlmN → MPTAAMTIPGGADPVPVPRAPTVRADGRVDLVGLDKAELAAALVQAGVPEKQAKLRAKQVWHWIYHRGLTDFSGMTDIAKDTRALLAERFVVGRPDVTMQQVSTDGTRKWLLRTDDGNEFEMVFIPDADRGTLCVSSQVGCTLNCRFCHTGTMKLVRNLTAGEIVGQVMLARDTLGEWPQPGEDLTGEARMLSNIVMMGMGEPLYNFDNVSKGLGIVMDETGLALSRRRITLSTSGVVPMMARAGEEIGVNLAVSLHAVTKEVRDEIVPLNRKYGIEALLRACADYPGANNARRITFEYVMLKDKNDSDEDARELVRLIRKYRLPAKVNLIPFNPWPGVPYECSDDDRIARFSDIIFKAGISAPVRTPRGRDIMAACGQLKSESERLSRAELDRIAAEKQAALA, encoded by the coding sequence ATGCCGACCGCAGCCATGACCATTCCCGGCGGGGCCGATCCCGTCCCCGTGCCGCGCGCGCCGACCGTGCGCGCGGACGGCCGCGTCGATCTCGTCGGGCTCGACAAGGCGGAGCTCGCCGCGGCGCTCGTTCAGGCGGGCGTTCCTGAAAAACAGGCGAAACTGCGCGCCAAGCAGGTGTGGCACTGGATCTACCACCGCGGCCTCACCGACTTTTCGGGCATGACCGACATCGCCAAGGACACGCGTGCGCTGCTCGCCGAGCGGTTCGTCGTCGGCCGCCCGGACGTGACGATGCAGCAGGTCTCGACCGACGGCACGCGCAAGTGGCTGCTGCGCACCGACGACGGCAACGAGTTCGAGATGGTGTTCATCCCGGACGCCGACCGGGGCACGCTTTGCGTCTCGAGCCAGGTCGGCTGCACGCTCAACTGCCGTTTCTGCCACACCGGCACGATGAAGCTGGTGCGCAACCTCACGGCGGGCGAGATCGTCGGGCAGGTGATGCTGGCGCGCGACACGCTCGGCGAATGGCCGCAGCCGGGCGAGGACCTGACCGGCGAGGCGCGGATGCTCTCCAACATCGTGATGATGGGAATGGGCGAGCCGCTCTACAATTTCGACAACGTCTCCAAGGGCCTCGGCATCGTCATGGATGAGACGGGCCTCGCGCTCAGCCGCCGCCGCATCACGCTCTCGACGAGCGGCGTCGTGCCGATGATGGCGCGGGCGGGCGAGGAGATCGGCGTCAACCTCGCCGTGTCGCTCCATGCCGTGACGAAAGAGGTGCGGGACGAGATCGTGCCCCTGAACCGCAAGTACGGCATCGAGGCGCTGCTGAGGGCGTGCGCGGACTATCCGGGCGCCAACAACGCCCGCCGCATCACGTTCGAGTACGTGATGCTGAAGGACAAGAACGATTCGGACGAGGACGCCCGCGAGCTCGTGCGGCTCATCCGCAAGTACAGGCTGCCCGCCAAGGTGAACCTGATCCCGTTCAACCCGTGGCCGGGCGTGCCCTACGAATGCAGCGACGACGACCGCATCGCGCGCTTTTCGGACATCATCTTCAAGGCGGGCATCTCGGCGCCGGTCCGCACGCCGCGCGGGCGCGACATCATGGCCGCCTGCGGCCAGCTCAAGAGCGAGAGCGAGCGCCTGTCGCGCGCGGAGCTGGACCGGATCGCGGCGGAGAAGCAGGCCGCGCTGGCCTGA
- a CDS encoding histidine phosphatase family protein, producing MTPTLYLARHAETVFNAAARMQGHMGHTPLTRNGIRQAEDMGRALRDLLGPKPDIALWASRAGRTMQTAAIIAEHLERDFFDIRADDRLLEIDVGDWEGRSYQEIVAESGPLLCAERRVFLRKPPNGEWYPDIARRLSGWLADLDPARPALVISHGITARVLRGALVGGTPFEPGCVPLAADAPQGTVFRIEGGREDAIHVGHGSVDGKAKGF from the coding sequence ATGACGCCGACGCTCTATCTCGCCCGCCACGCCGAAACCGTGTTCAACGCCGCCGCCCGGATGCAGGGACACATGGGCCACACGCCGCTCACCCGCAACGGCATAAGGCAGGCCGAGGACATGGGCCGCGCGCTGCGCGATCTTCTGGGGCCGAAGCCCGACATCGCCCTCTGGGCCTCGCGCGCGGGCCGCACCATGCAGACGGCGGCGATCATCGCCGAGCACCTGGAGCGCGACTTCTTCGACATCCGCGCCGACGACCGGCTGCTGGAGATCGACGTCGGCGACTGGGAGGGGCGCAGCTATCAGGAGATCGTCGCCGAATCCGGCCCGCTCCTGTGCGCGGAACGGCGCGTGTTCCTGAGGAAGCCGCCGAACGGCGAGTGGTATCCCGACATCGCGCGGCGCCTCTCGGGCTGGCTCGCAGACCTCGATCCCGCGCGCCCCGCGCTCGTCATCAGCCACGGCATCACCGCGCGCGTGCTGCGCGGCGCGCTCGTCGGCGGTACGCCGTTCGAGCCCGGCTGCGTCCCGCTCGCCGCGGACGCGCCGCAGGGCACGGTGTTCCGCATCGAAGGCGGCCGCGAGGACGCGATCCACGTCGGCCACGGCTCGGTCGACGGGAAAGCGAAGGGGTTCTAG